A genomic stretch from Actinomycetota bacterium includes:
- a CDS encoding acetate/propionate family kinase: MDHKILVINSGSSSTKYKLLAMNPRKVLLEGKVEIGRASGDTVAQVSERLRVAASQIAGITAIGHRVVHGGSRFTGPAYLDQETLEAIATLRRYAPLHTDAVLAGVRATEELFPGVPQVAVFDTAFHATLPAHASAYALPREIAAKFDLRRFGFHGISCQHALKVTAEALGLPPTQCNLIVVHLGAGASVTAIEAGASVDTSMGLTPLEGLIMGTRCGDIDPAVPLFLQQDLGMTAGEVYELLNNESGLLGMCGAADMRELHSLAASGHGPATLALEAFCYRVKKYIGAYCAVLGRVDALVFTGGIGENDARVRELVCEGLSSLGIELDGAKNTAPSNGMRPISTTGSPTKMFVVKADEESEIAEQVLRFLGKERTA; this comes from the coding sequence ATGGACCATAAGATTCTCGTGATCAACTCCGGCAGCTCGTCAACCAAGTACAAGCTGCTGGCGATGAACCCGCGAAAAGTGCTGCTTGAAGGAAAGGTCGAGATCGGCCGAGCGTCCGGTGACACCGTGGCGCAGGTTTCCGAGCGGCTGCGCGTGGCCGCCTCGCAGATCGCGGGCATCACAGCGATCGGTCACAGGGTCGTCCACGGGGGAAGCCGGTTCACCGGTCCTGCCTACCTCGACCAGGAGACGCTGGAGGCCATCGCCACGCTTCGGCGCTACGCCCCGCTGCATACCGACGCGGTGCTGGCCGGAGTCCGCGCGACCGAGGAGCTGTTCCCCGGGGTCCCGCAGGTCGCGGTGTTTGACACCGCGTTCCATGCGACGCTGCCGGCGCATGCGAGCGCCTACGCCCTGCCGCGTGAGATCGCAGCGAAGTTCGACCTGAGGCGCTTCGGGTTCCACGGTATCTCGTGTCAGCATGCGCTGAAGGTCACCGCCGAGGCTCTCGGGCTGCCGCCTACCCAGTGCAACTTGATCGTCGTGCACCTGGGAGCTGGGGCGAGCGTGACGGCGATCGAAGCCGGGGCAAGCGTCGACACGTCGATGGGGCTGACCCCGCTGGAGGGGCTCATCATGGGCACACGTTGCGGCGACATCGACCCTGCGGTGCCGCTCTTCCTCCAGCAGGACCTGGGCATGACCGCTGGCGAAGTCTACGAGCTGCTCAACAACGAGAGCGGGCTTCTCGGCATGTGTGGTGCTGCGGACATGCGCGAGTTGCACTCGCTGGCAGCATCGGGGCACGGGCCCGCGACCCTGGCCCTGGAGGCTTTCTGTTATCGCGTCAAGAAGTACATCGGCGCGTACTGCGCGGTGCTCGGGCGGGTGGACGCCCTGGTGTTCACAGGCGGCATCGGCGAGAACGACGCGCGCGTCCGCGAGCTGGTGTGCGAGGGGCTCTCGTCGCTCGGCATCGAGCTGGACGGTGCGAAGAACACCGCGCCGAGCAACGGCATGCGCCCAATCTCGACCACTGGATCCCCGACGAAGATGTTCGTCGTCAAGGCCGATGAGGAGAGCGAGATCGCCGAACAGGTACTCCGATTCCTCGGTAAGGAGAGAACCGCGTGA
- a CDS encoding nucleotidyl transferase AbiEii/AbiGii toxin family protein has product MSAQTPIEIRRRLRARAAELALDFQQAVLYYAMERFLFRLSQTQWSDRLVVKGAVMLRVWDAAVARPTRDIDFLGRVDSTPEAIRGIVAECLAMHFDDGLVFESKIHAEPITVEDRYSVVRVKVAGDLGGARFVLRLDVGIDDAVVPDPGWVDYPALLQDEPPRILAYQPATAIAEKFQAMIEIGLANSRMKDYHDIWMLSRTLEFDGQDLADAIRATFQRRATKLPAETPAELTLEYTRQAETSRMWDTYRKGFSAAADELPEDLQDVADAIAAFLMPASIAAASTGAFVKTWTPNMGWAQGHQQSTTATPLGRR; this is encoded by the coding sequence GTGAGCGCCCAGACGCCGATCGAGATACGCCGCCGACTGAGGGCTCGAGCGGCAGAGCTGGCCTTGGACTTCCAGCAGGCGGTTCTCTACTACGCGATGGAACGGTTCCTCTTCCGACTGTCGCAGACGCAGTGGTCGGATCGTCTCGTGGTCAAGGGTGCCGTCATGCTGCGTGTTTGGGATGCCGCCGTCGCACGCCCGACTCGCGACATCGACTTCCTCGGGCGTGTCGACAGCACACCGGAGGCGATCAGAGGCATCGTTGCCGAATGCCTCGCAATGCACTTCGACGATGGCCTCGTGTTCGAATCGAAGATTCATGCCGAGCCCATCACGGTTGAGGATCGCTACTCCGTGGTTCGCGTGAAGGTTGCTGGTGACCTGGGCGGAGCTCGGTTCGTCCTGCGCCTCGACGTCGGGATCGACGATGCCGTCGTGCCGGATCCTGGTTGGGTAGACTACCCCGCGCTACTTCAGGACGAGCCCCCGAGGATCCTCGCCTATCAACCCGCTACCGCCATTGCCGAGAAGTTCCAGGCCATGATCGAGATCGGGCTCGCTAACAGCCGGATGAAGGACTACCACGACATCTGGATGCTCTCGCGCACCCTGGAGTTCGACGGCCAGGATCTCGCCGACGCTATCCGCGCGACATTTCAGCGGCGCGCCACGAAGTTGCCAGCCGAGACACCCGCAGAGCTTACGCTCGAGTACACGAGGCAGGCGGAGACGTCACGGATGTGGGACACCTATCGGAAGGGGTTCTCTGCAGCGGCGGACGAGCTACCTGAGGATCTTCAAGACGTGGCTGACGCCATCGCTGCGTTCTTGATGCCCGCCTCCATCGCGGCAGCCAGCACCGGTGCCTTCGTAAAGACATGGACTCCGAATATGGGATGGGCACAGGGGCACCAGCAATCTACGACGGCGACTCCTTTGGGTCGCCGTTAG
- a CDS encoding type IV toxin-antitoxin system AbiEi family antitoxin domain-containing protein — protein sequence MEIARATAAFERAGGVLGTSEALASGIEERTLYWMRDTGLVESLSRGVYHLASSPLPAYPSVAAVLRRAPRAVLCLVSALEYHGIGTQIPAAVQIALPRGVKAPRIAYPRIERFSMNAEAMTVGIEEHDMDGTPIRVFELAKTVADCFKYRNRIGLDVAIEALQETIRSRRATPAQVMRYAKVDRVEQVIRPYLQALM from the coding sequence ATGGAGATCGCACGCGCAACAGCCGCATTCGAGCGTGCTGGCGGAGTTCTCGGCACCTCTGAAGCACTCGCCTCGGGCATCGAGGAGCGCACGCTGTACTGGATGCGTGACACAGGGCTCGTCGAATCGCTGTCCCGCGGGGTCTACCATCTTGCCTCATCGCCGCTGCCCGCATACCCCAGCGTAGCCGCGGTCTTGAGGCGCGCCCCCCGCGCTGTCCTGTGTCTGGTGAGCGCGCTCGAGTACCACGGCATCGGGACGCAGATCCCGGCGGCGGTTCAGATTGCGCTACCGAGGGGAGTCAAAGCACCGAGGATCGCCTACCCGCGTATCGAGCGGTTCTCCATGAACGCCGAGGCTATGACGGTCGGCATCGAAGAGCACGATATGGACGGGACGCCTATCCGAGTGTTCGAACTGGCCAAGACCGTCGCCGATTGCTTCAAGTATCGCAATCGCATCGGGCTGGACGTAGCCATCGAGGCGCTGCAAGAGACGATCCGCTCTCGTCGCGCGACGCCCGCGCAGGTGATGCGTTACGCCAAGGTCGACCGGGTGGAGCAGGTCATACGCCCCTACCTCCAGGCACTGATGTGA
- a CDS encoding metalloregulator ArsR/SmtB family transcription factor, producing the protein MYLGTKSGTKSGTKSGRAVDYRHPLVLSFIADERYTPELEARMTDEQMALVAKALAHPARIRIARLLSEQSECRGHEVFSELPLAQSTVSQHLAVMKEAGLIHAQPVGTAMVYCLVPAVLDDFQHSLGSIAASAVSCTSGIGGC; encoded by the coding sequence ATGTATTTGGGCACCAAATCGGGCACCAAATCGGGCACCAAATCCGGGCGGGCTGTTGACTACCGTCATCCACTTGTTCTATCGTTCATAGCCGATGAACGATACACGCCAGAATTGGAGGCGCGGATGACTGACGAGCAGATGGCGCTTGTGGCTAAGGCGCTCGCCCATCCGGCGAGGATCCGCATCGCCCGCCTGCTGTCGGAGCAGAGCGAGTGCCGGGGACATGAAGTGTTCTCGGAGTTGCCTCTGGCGCAGTCGACAGTATCGCAGCACCTTGCCGTGATGAAGGAGGCTGGCCTCATTCACGCTCAACCCGTTGGGACGGCCATGGTCTACTGCCTCGTGCCGGCGGTGCTTGACGATTTCCAGCATTCACTCGGGTCGATCGCGGCGAGTGCCGTGTCGTGCACCTCCGGAATAGGAGGCTGCTGA
- the arsD gene encoding arsenite efflux transporter metallochaperone ArsD, which translates to MSAAAITVYDPPMCCSTGVCGPSVDPELIRFARDVAWLKHHEVEVTRFNLAQEPAAFVQNPTILALLNQEDASCLPVVIVNDEVISQRTYPSRRELLDALGLPDEGAGDE; encoded by the coding sequence ATGAGCGCGGCTGCCATCACGGTCTATGACCCGCCAATGTGCTGCTCGACAGGCGTCTGTGGCCCCAGCGTCGATCCCGAACTCATCAGGTTCGCACGAGATGTGGCGTGGCTGAAGCACCACGAGGTCGAGGTTACGAGATTCAACCTCGCACAGGAGCCAGCGGCCTTCGTGCAGAACCCGACGATCCTCGCGCTCCTGAATCAAGAGGACGCATCGTGCTTGCCAGTCGTGATCGTCAACGACGAGGTCATTTCGCAGAGGACCTACCCGTCGAGGAGAGAGCTCCTCGACGCTCTGGGACTCCCGGATGAGGGAGCCGGCGATGAGTGA